The proteins below are encoded in one region of Candidatus Krumholzibacteriia bacterium:
- a CDS encoding DMT family transporter: MNARLTAIAQASAVLIAGSVASVLAKLALRDVPAFTFVWLQIAIGGNLLTLYTFAWRRERIPKRLGREVWAYILWIGIGNFMIVRVLFMLALSKLPATTLTYLVNFVGIVTMLMSIVILWEKPSAVQLLGALVAILGLRVFFREIPPPAEMIGVVYVAVGVLALASTNNIARKLALVTENGLSNSVVSTVALWIGGLPVVLVGLLTDWPPTVSSGRHWGIIALNGVVSITIGLTVWNYVLRTLRSYEASILGTSTVFYTAFFAAPILGERLALHQIGGIVAMLAGVALVQLRPGLRAGAWGRRDRPPD; this comes from the coding sequence ATGAACGCCCGCCTGACGGCCATCGCCCAAGCTTCCGCCGTGCTCATCGCCGGCTCCGTCGCCAGCGTGCTGGCGAAGCTCGCCCTGCGCGACGTCCCCGCCTTCACCTTCGTCTGGCTGCAGATCGCCATCGGTGGCAACCTGCTGACGCTCTACACCTTTGCCTGGCGCCGGGAACGCATCCCGAAGCGTCTCGGCCGGGAGGTGTGGGCCTACATCCTCTGGATCGGGATCGGCAACTTCATGATCGTCCGGGTGCTGTTCATGCTCGCGCTGAGCAAGCTGCCCGCGACGACGCTCACCTACCTGGTCAACTTCGTGGGCATCGTGACCATGTTGATGAGCATCGTGATCCTGTGGGAGAAGCCATCCGCAGTTCAGCTGCTCGGTGCGCTCGTCGCCATTCTCGGTCTGAGAGTGTTCTTCCGCGAGATCCCTCCGCCTGCCGAGATGATCGGTGTGGTGTACGTGGCCGTCGGGGTGCTGGCGCTGGCCTCGACCAACAACATTGCCCGCAAGCTGGCCCTCGTCACCGAGAATGGTCTCTCCAACAGCGTCGTCTCCACGGTCGCCCTGTGGATCGGCGGCCTTCCGGTGGTTCTCGTCGGTCTCCTCACGGATTGGCCGCCAACTGTTTCCAGCGGGAGACACTGGGGCATCATCGCTCTGAACGGAGTGGTTTCGATCACCATCGGTCTCACCGTGTGGAACTACGTCTTGCGCACCCTCCGTTCCTACGAGGCCAGCATCCTCGGCACCTCGACGGTGTTCTACACCGCCTTCTTCGCCGCCCCCATCCTCGGTGAACGCCTCGCCTTGCATCAGATCGGAGGCATCGTGGCGATGCTGGCCGGTGTCGCGTTGGTGCAGCTGCGCCCGGGCCTCCGAGCTGGTGCATGGGGGCGGCGGGATCGGCCGCCAGACTAA